In a single window of the Candidatus Tisiphia endosymbiont of Nemotelus nigrinus genome:
- a CDS encoding methylated-DNA--[protein]-cysteine S-methyltransferase has product MTKIYRYIDLPTALTSSNHLRMLLTANDNFLTGLYFVGQEHMPILSNDYHEQQISSIFDQTYQELTEYINGFRKEFTTAYRFTGTNFQEKVWFAISTIPYGRVVSYKNIANLIFAPQAVRAVANAVARNALSIIVPCHRVIGTDGKLTGYAGGLEIKKKLLELEEG; this is encoded by the coding sequence ATGACCAAAATATATAGATATATAGACTTACCAACTGCTCTAACATCTTCAAATCATTTGAGGATGTTATTGACAGCGAATGACAATTTCTTAACAGGTTTATATTTTGTCGGACAAGAACACATGCCAATTTTAAGCAATGATTATCATGAGCAGCAAATTTCTAGCATATTTGATCAAACTTACCAAGAATTAACAGAATACATAAATGGTTTTAGAAAGGAATTTACCACAGCTTATCGTTTCACGGGGACTAATTTCCAAGAAAAAGTATGGTTCGCTATCTCTACCATACCTTATGGTAGGGTGGTAAGCTATAAGAATATTGCGAATTTAATATTTGCTCCTCAAGCTGTACGTGCAGTAGCAAATGCTGTTGCACGTAACGCTCTGTCAATTATAGTACCATGTCATAGAGTTATAGGTACTGATGGCAAGCTAACTGGCTACGCTGGGGGGCTTGAGATCAAGAAGAAACTTTTAGAACTAGAAGAGGGCTAA